A genomic window from Ilyobacter polytropus DSM 2926 includes:
- a CDS encoding HAD family hydrolase, protein MIKNIKIIIFDWGDTLMRDYNDSGPMAHWKNVDIIPGVREVLRELGKNYTLCVASNAGESDSGLMKSALKRVGIDNFFSYFFTSKDLGFEKPDIRFFKAILKSTNFSANECLMVGNDYNNDIVNSKSLGMSTLLFDENNLFSDTLSADYKINKIIQILDILKP, encoded by the coding sequence ATGATTAAAAACATTAAAATCATAATTTTTGACTGGGGAGATACCCTCATGAGAGACTATAATGATTCAGGTCCTATGGCTCACTGGAAAAACGTAGATATAATCCCTGGAGTAAGAGAGGTTTTAAGAGAGTTAGGAAAAAATTACACTCTTTGTGTGGCATCAAATGCAGGAGAGTCAGACTCAGGACTTATGAAGTCTGCTTTAAAAAGAGTAGGTATAGATAATTTCTTTTCATATTTTTTCACGTCTAAAGATCTCGGTTTTGAAAAACCAGATATTAGATTTTTTAAAGCTATACTGAAATCTACAAATTTTTCTGCAAATGAATGTCTCATGGTTGGAAATGACTATAACAATGATATTGTCAATTCAAAATCACTAGGTATGTCTACCTTATTGTTTGATGAAAATAACTTATTTTCCGATACTCTATCTGCAGATTACAAAATAAATAAAATAATTCAAATTCTTGATATTTTAAAACCATAA
- the gltB gene encoding glutamate synthase large subunit produces the protein MKRGIGVPKQQGLYVPEFEKDNCGIGLIAQIKGQKTHDIVKKGIEILEKMEHRGAVGADPDTGDGAGILIQIPDKLFRSEIKELPEFGDYGVGMIFFPQENSEREKCKKLIEKIIKDEGQEFLAWRDVPVDPTKVGKTASKTTPCIKQLFIKKSSDTENFELKLYIIRKAIENEIPKLDLENEEFFYIPSMSSRTIVYKGLLKPDQISGFYKDLSDDRTLSALAIVHQRYSTNTFPSWDLAHPFRYVAHNGEINTIKGNVNWMTARQPELYNDVLGKNISKIFPINKPVGSDSSNLDRALEFLVASGKSLLQAASILVPPAWEKDPSIKKELKDFYEYYSGLMEPWDGPAALVMSNGRQIVTKLDRNGLRPARYTITKDDTIILASEAGTLETKPEDIKENFRIKPGMVLMIDLEKGKIYSQEEIIEKIVEDKPFGQWLSENKKCITNLPETDSRYKIDFDTLFNRLMTFGYSREDLHEVITPMAKDEKEPTGSMGNDAALAVLSGNDKKLFNYFQQLFAQVTNPPIDPIREDVVMSITTNIGRKGNILEETADKAKLIKMDSPFISNEDLDKIASLNEDNFKSAVIPMMFNLESGLEKGMEKLFEKAESAIKDGHNILILSDREMGENEYPIPSLLATAGLHHHLIRTEKRNGVDIIVETGDAREVMDFALLIGYGALAVNPYLALESIDYMVENELYMTSKNAEKKKLKYLKAIGKGLVKIMSKMGISTVQSYRGAQIFEAVGLKKELVDKYFTGTTSRIEGIGIEGVERSVRQTVDKARDNYKPSPQVLPNTGDYKWRKGGERRLFSPEAVAALQHSTRTNDYEEYKKFAKLINEQGEKLATIRGLFKFKGSNSIPLEEVEPVESIMKRFVTGAMSFGSISREAHEAMAIAMNTIGGKSNSGEGGEDPKRFADNRKSAIKQVASGRFGVTTNYLVNADELQIKMAQGAKPGEGGHLPGHKVTEEIAATRYTSPGIDLISPPPHHDIYSIEDLAQLIFDLKNVNPTSRISVKLVSEVGVGTVAAGVAKAHSDMILISGYDGGTGASPISSIKHAGLPWELGLSEAHQVLILNDLRGRVRIQADGQMKTGRDIVIAALLGAEEFGFATAPLVVLGCIMMRACHTNMCPVGVATQSPELRKKFMGRSEYLINFFRFIAQDVREIMAELGFKNIDEMIGRTDLIEMNEAISHWKASGIDISKILYKPEVGENISTKCVQAQDHGIDDVLDRKLIDLAKPALEKGEKVEFNMDIFNLNRSTGTMLSGDIAKRYGAEGLPEDTIKFNFKGYSGQSFGAFGMSGLTLNLVGQSNDYIGKGLFGGKIIVKTPEIEGFEAENNIIGGNTILYGAIKGQVYINGMVGERFCVRNSGAEAVVEGVGDHGCEYMTGGRVAVLGPTGKNFAAGMSGGIAYVYDQQGDFKEKVNQLMVLAEKIEDNAEEEKLKLMIEKHVEYTNSSRGKEILDSWEENLGKFVRVIAPKYKELLAQGKVK, from the coding sequence ATGAAAAGAGGAATAGGGGTTCCAAAACAACAGGGGTTATATGTTCCCGAGTTTGAAAAGGATAACTGCGGAATAGGACTTATAGCACAGATTAAAGGTCAGAAAACTCATGATATTGTCAAAAAAGGTATTGAGATTCTGGAAAAGATGGAACATAGAGGTGCTGTAGGAGCAGATCCTGATACTGGAGACGGAGCCGGGATTCTTATCCAGATACCTGACAAACTATTTAGGTCTGAAATAAAAGAGCTTCCAGAATTTGGAGATTACGGAGTGGGTATGATTTTCTTTCCTCAGGAGAATTCTGAAAGAGAAAAATGTAAAAAACTTATTGAAAAGATAATAAAAGATGAAGGACAGGAATTTTTAGCCTGGAGAGATGTTCCTGTAGATCCAACTAAAGTTGGAAAAACTGCATCTAAAACAACTCCATGTATAAAGCAACTTTTTATTAAAAAATCTTCAGACACTGAAAATTTCGAATTGAAATTATATATTATAAGGAAAGCAATCGAGAATGAGATTCCAAAACTTGATCTTGAAAATGAAGAGTTTTTCTATATTCCATCGATGTCTAGCAGAACGATAGTTTACAAGGGTCTTTTGAAGCCTGATCAAATCTCAGGATTTTATAAAGATCTAAGTGATGACAGAACTCTAAGTGCCCTTGCAATAGTTCACCAAAGATATAGTACAAATACTTTCCCGTCTTGGGACCTGGCACATCCATTCAGATATGTAGCACACAATGGTGAAATCAATACCATCAAAGGTAATGTAAACTGGATGACTGCGAGACAGCCTGAATTATATAACGATGTACTTGGAAAAAATATCAGTAAAATATTCCCTATAAACAAACCTGTGGGAAGTGACTCTTCAAATCTAGATAGAGCCCTTGAGTTTTTAGTTGCATCAGGAAAATCCCTACTTCAGGCGGCTTCAATTTTAGTTCCTCCTGCATGGGAAAAGGATCCAAGTATAAAAAAAGAACTTAAGGATTTTTATGAATATTACTCAGGACTTATGGAACCGTGGGACGGTCCGGCTGCACTTGTTATGTCAAATGGTAGACAGATTGTAACAAAATTAGATAGAAATGGTCTTAGACCTGCTAGATATACAATAACAAAAGATGATACCATTATTCTTGCGTCAGAAGCTGGTACCCTTGAGACAAAACCAGAAGACATAAAAGAAAATTTCAGAATTAAGCCTGGAATGGTTCTTATGATAGACCTTGAAAAAGGTAAAATCTATTCTCAAGAAGAGATTATTGAAAAAATAGTCGAAGACAAACCTTTTGGTCAGTGGCTATCTGAAAATAAAAAGTGTATCACAAATCTTCCAGAAACAGATTCAAGATATAAAATAGACTTTGACACACTTTTTAATAGATTAATGACCTTTGGATATTCTAGAGAAGACCTCCATGAAGTTATTACACCTATGGCCAAAGATGAAAAAGAGCCTACAGGATCTATGGGGAATGATGCCGCCTTAGCAGTATTGTCTGGAAACGATAAGAAACTTTTCAATTATTTCCAACAGCTTTTCGCTCAGGTTACAAATCCTCCAATTGACCCTATCAGAGAAGATGTGGTAATGTCAATAACTACTAATATTGGTAGAAAAGGTAATATCTTGGAAGAAACTGCTGATAAGGCAAAACTCATAAAAATGGACTCACCTTTTATATCAAATGAAGATTTAGATAAGATTGCTTCATTAAATGAAGATAACTTTAAGTCGGCTGTAATCCCTATGATGTTCAACCTTGAGAGTGGATTAGAAAAGGGAATGGAAAAATTATTTGAAAAGGCTGAATCTGCCATAAAAGACGGACATAATATTCTTATTTTAAGTGACAGAGAGATGGGAGAAAATGAATATCCTATCCCTAGTCTCTTGGCAACTGCTGGGCTTCATCACCACCTTATCAGAACTGAGAAGAGAAATGGTGTAGATATAATAGTTGAAACTGGAGATGCCAGAGAGGTTATGGACTTCGCTCTTCTAATAGGTTATGGTGCCCTTGCGGTAAATCCTTATCTTGCACTAGAGTCTATAGACTACATGGTAGAAAATGAACTGTATATGACCTCTAAAAATGCCGAAAAGAAAAAATTAAAATATCTAAAGGCTATCGGTAAAGGTCTAGTTAAAATAATGTCAAAAATGGGTATCTCTACTGTACAAAGTTACAGAGGGGCACAAATATTTGAAGCTGTGGGACTTAAAAAGGAACTTGTGGACAAGTACTTCACTGGAACTACCTCTAGGATCGAAGGGATCGGTATAGAGGGAGTAGAAAGAAGTGTTAGACAAACTGTCGATAAAGCTAGAGACAATTACAAACCTAGTCCTCAAGTGCTTCCTAACACAGGTGACTATAAATGGAGAAAAGGTGGAGAAAGACGTCTATTCAGTCCTGAGGCAGTGGCAGCACTCCAGCACTCTACCCGTACAAATGACTATGAAGAATACAAAAAATTTGCAAAACTTATAAATGAGCAGGGTGAAAAACTAGCTACAATTAGAGGGCTTTTCAAATTCAAAGGATCAAACAGCATTCCTTTAGAGGAAGTAGAACCTGTAGAAAGCATCATGAAAAGATTTGTTACTGGAGCAATGTCCTTTGGTTCAATATCTAGGGAAGCCCATGAGGCCATGGCCATAGCCATGAACACTATCGGAGGTAAATCCAACTCTGGTGAAGGTGGAGAAGACCCTAAAAGATTTGCAGACAATAGAAAAAGTGCAATAAAACAGGTAGCTTCTGGAAGATTTGGAGTTACTACAAACTATCTTGTAAATGCAGATGAACTTCAGATAAAAATGGCTCAAGGAGCAAAGCCTGGTGAAGGTGGACATCTCCCTGGTCACAAGGTTACAGAAGAGATTGCTGCTACCAGATATACATCCCCAGGGATAGATCTCATATCTCCTCCGCCACATCATGATATTTACTCTATCGAAGATCTGGCTCAGCTTATATTTGACCTGAAAAACGTAAACCCAACATCTAGAATAAGTGTAAAGCTTGTTTCTGAGGTCGGAGTAGGAACGGTAGCCGCAGGAGTAGCAAAGGCCCACTCTGATATGATTCTCATTTCTGGTTATGACGGTGGAACTGGAGCTTCCCCTATATCCTCTATAAAACACGCAGGTCTTCCTTGGGAACTTGGTCTGTCTGAGGCACATCAGGTCCTTATTCTAAACGACCTCAGAGGTAGAGTAAGAATTCAGGCTGATGGTCAGATGAAGACAGGTAGAGATATTGTCATTGCGGCACTTCTTGGAGCAGAGGAATTTGGTTTTGCAACTGCACCACTTGTTGTATTAGGATGTATAATGATGAGAGCTTGTCATACAAATATGTGTCCTGTAGGAGTAGCTACACAAAGTCCTGAACTTCGTAAAAAATTCATGGGAAGATCTGAGTATCTCATAAACTTCTTTAGGTTTATTGCACAAGATGTAAGAGAGATCATGGCTGAACTTGGATTTAAAAATATCGATGAGATGATAGGAAGAACTGATCTTATAGAGATGAATGAAGCAATTTCCCACTGGAAAGCCAGCGGAATTGATATCAGTAAAATACTCTATAAGCCTGAAGTAGGTGAAAATATTTCCACCAAATGTGTACAGGCACAAGATCACGGAATCGACGATGTACTAGACAGAAAACTTATCGACTTAGCTAAACCAGCCCTTGAAAAAGGTGAAAAAGTAGAATTTAACATGGATATATTTAACTTAAACAGATCTACAGGAACCATGCTGAGCGGTGATATAGCAAAACGTTATGGAGCTGAAGGACTTCCTGAAGACACTATTAAATTTAACTTCAAAGGATATTCTGGTCAGAGTTTCGGTGCCTTTGGCATGTCAGGACTTACCCTAAATCTAGTTGGACAGTCTAATGACTATATTGGTAAAGGACTTTTTGGAGGAAAAATCATCGTAAAAACTCCAGAGATTGAAGGATTTGAAGCTGAAAACAACATTATTGGTGGTAATACTATTCTATATGGTGCCATCAAAGGACAGGTATATATCAATGGAATGGTTGGAGAGAGATTCTGTGTAAGAAACTCTGGTGCCGAAGCTGTTGTAGAAGGTGTAGGAGACCATGGATGTGAATACATGACCGGAGGAAGAGTAGCCGTTTTAGGCCCTACAGGTAAAAACTTTGCTGCAGGTATGAGCGGAGGTATCGCCTATGTCTATGATCAGCAGGGAGACTTTAAAGAAAAAGTCAACCAACTAATGGTATTGGCAGAAAAAATAGAGGACAATGCTGAAGAAGAAAAATTAAAATTAATGATAGAAAAACATGTAGAATATACAAACAGTTCAAGAGGTAAAGAGATTCTAGATTCTTGGGAAGAGAACTTAGGTAAATTTGTAAGAGTAATAGCTCCAAAATACAAGGAACTTCTTGCACAAGGGAAGGTGAAATAA
- a CDS encoding phosphoserine transaminase, which produces MIKKPNIKPKNPNFSSGPCAKHPGFTLGALKDAPLGRSHRSVLGKSKLQESIEKTKEILGIPKNYLVGIVPASDTGAIEMAMWNLLGERKIDVIHFDAFGKSWATDILKELKLEKVREFSADYGKLPDISQVDCDNDIVFTWNGTTSGVKIPKADFISHDRKGLTICDATSAVFAMDIPWEKLDVVTFSWQKVLGGEAGHGMLIISPRAVERLESYSPQWPIPKIFRLKKDDKVAKEIFEGSTINTPSMLCNEDYLDALRWSESIGGLQGLIKRSMDNFKVVETFVEKHSWIDFLANDPCTRSNTSVCLTIDLPTEKRKKMLKLMENEKAAYDINSYKTAPEGIRIWCGATVEKQDIDVMLLWLEWAYNEVNK; this is translated from the coding sequence ATGATCAAAAAACCAAATATAAAACCGAAGAATCCTAATTTTTCTTCTGGTCCCTGTGCCAAACATCCTGGCTTTACGTTAGGTGCATTAAAGGATGCTCCCTTAGGGCGTTCTCACAGAAGTGTCCTAGGAAAATCAAAACTACAGGAATCAATTGAAAAAACAAAGGAAATTCTAGGTATACCAAAAAACTATCTCGTGGGAATAGTACCAGCGTCTGATACTGGGGCTATAGAGATGGCAATGTGGAACCTATTAGGGGAAAGGAAGATAGATGTTATTCATTTTGATGCCTTTGGAAAATCTTGGGCTACAGATATTTTAAAAGAACTAAAATTAGAAAAAGTCAGAGAGTTTTCAGCTGATTACGGCAAGCTTCCTGATATTTCTCAAGTTGACTGTGATAATGATATAGTATTTACATGGAATGGTACCACCAGTGGAGTCAAAATTCCAAAAGCTGATTTCATATCCCATGACAGAAAGGGACTGACTATCTGTGATGCTACCTCTGCAGTTTTTGCTATGGATATCCCTTGGGAAAAGCTAGATGTTGTTACTTTTTCATGGCAGAAAGTTCTAGGAGGAGAAGCTGGGCATGGTATGCTCATAATCTCCCCTCGTGCTGTAGAACGTCTAGAAAGCTACTCACCACAGTGGCCTATTCCAAAAATTTTCAGGTTGAAAAAAGACGATAAAGTTGCAAAAGAGATATTTGAAGGTTCTACCATAAACACTCCTTCAATGCTTTGTAATGAGGACTATCTAGATGCACTGAGATGGTCAGAGTCTATAGGGGGGCTACAAGGACTCATCAAAAGAAGTATGGATAATTTTAAAGTTGTAGAAACTTTTGTGGAAAAGCATTCATGGATTGATTTTTTGGCCAATGACCCTTGTACTCGTTCTAACACCAGTGTATGTCTCACAATTGACCTCCCAACTGAAAAGCGTAAAAAAATGTTAAAACTCATGGAAAATGAAAAAGCTGCTTATGACATAAATTCCTATAAAACTGCTCCTGAAGGAATAAGAATATGGTGCGGTGCAACAGTAGAAAAGCAAGATATAGATGTTATGTTACTATGGTTAGAGTGGGCCTATAATGAGGTAAATAAATAA